Below is a window of Bifidobacterium asteroides DNA.
CAGAGGACCGATATCTATGCCTTGGGTGCCACGCTTTATAATCTCTTGACAGGCGAACATCCTCGTCCAGGGTCGTTCAAACCCATTCGTGAGCTTGTATCCACCCTGTCTCCGGGGTTGGAAAGCGTCGTGGCCACGGCGACACAGAGCAATCCTGACGACCGTTTCCAGAATTGCGCTGAAATGGCCTTTGCGCTTCGGCATTATAAGGAAGTCGACGAGGTTCATCGTCAGGCTTTGTCCAGGAAGTGGCGCACTTTCCTCGGCACGGCAATTGCCTCAGTGGTTTGCCTCGCCCTGTCCGCCTGTTCCCTGGGAATGGCATATCGGACGCGCAACGGAGATTTTCGGTATTGGATGGAGCAGGCCACTCAGACCACGGTAGATGCCAGGGCTGAAAGCGATTATGTTCGGGCAGCTTCCATCAAGCCCGACTCAATAGAACCTTATCTGAGCCTTATCAGCATGTATACCGCCGATGGAAGTTTTGACAGCAAAGAGGAGCACGTCTACAACGCAACGATTACCGAACATGCCGACGCCCTTCGCAGGCATGCCGACGACTGGTCCCGTCTCTGCTTCGAAACCGGGAAGTTGTATTGGTACTACTACGACGCTCCTGAAAATGACAAGTCGGTGCCGACCACGGCCGCATCGAATCAGGAGTCGGCCAGAATGGACAGGATCCGGGCTGCGTCGCCGTGGATGCACGACGCTGCTGGAAACAAGAAATTCAAGAGCGCCGGTCTTGCGGATATATACGCTGGCATGGCGGATTTCAACACACAGATCGTTCCTCTTATCAATGAAGGGTCGGATGCAGGCAGATACAAGCCTTACGCAAAGCGGTTGCAGCAGCTGATGGATGCTTCTCATGGGGAAAGCAATGATGTCATTCGTCTCGAGGTGTCCAACATGACCTTGGATGCCCTGCGCATATTCCCCAGGAAGTTCAGAGCGGATGGTGTGACCAAGGAAGCGATGGATTCCCTGGCCGACAAGGCCATTTCCTTGGCTGGTACGGTCACGCCCACAACCACTGTACTCGATGAGAAAAAGCAGGAGGCTAATGAGTCGGCACGGGTTGTCCACTCGGAGATCGACAACGCCTTTGTAGACATCAAAGGAGATAAACGGTGAGCACCCAGACCTGGAGAATGCTGGCCCTTGTATTTCTGGCGATCGCCTTTGTCCTGGCCATTGTTGCGATCGTGCTGTTCAGGATACTGCACATACGTCAGGTGCGGGATGTGCTTACCGGCCGCAGTGAGGCTGAGGAGATTGAGCGGATGCGCTCAGCCAGAGCCGGAACATGGGGAATGGCCGACTTCCAGAAGTTCGGTGCTGCCGGCCGCAAGGAATCTGACGAATCCAACTGGCGAAAACCGGCATCTCCCTCAACTCAATCCGTTGAATTCAAGGTGCACTCCGTGGATACCCCGTCTGAACCGGTTTCGCAGGCGAGCGGCGCCAAGGACTGGGATGACGAAGGGGCGACTTCATTGATGGGCGACGGGCATGTCCAATCCGGCGATGCTGATGATGAAGCCAAGACCACGCTTGCAGGAAGGTCCTAAACAATGGAAAAACACAGTGGACGGAGTGGACTGCTTTGCAGCATCATTTGCTTGATCGGCTTGCCGGCACTGGCTTTCTGCCTTTGTTTGCTGGCACAGATGTTCGTTCCCTTACAAGCCATGGCCGCCCCCGCTGAAGGTGGTGGGAGCCATGTAGATGTGTCCATGCACTATCAGCAGACAAAACCTGATGATGATATAACCGACGGTAAAACGTGGGTGGCATATGGCGACAGAACCATCACCATGACCATTCGGCAGGTTCCTGCAGACCAGGGCGAACTCACTGTTACGGATGCCAGGATAACCAGCAGCTCAACCGATTCGGCATGTCCTGTCTTGAAAAAAGAAGCGGATGCCTACACGCTCACCTATCAAGACCCGGCTGGGGAGCAGAGTGGTCAAGAGTATGGCTTGAGCAAATGCCAGTTAGCAGTCAACTACTCTCTGAAACCAACAGACGGCAACGGGAATGCTTCAGTCTCCAAGATGACCTTCAAAAAGTC
It encodes the following:
- a CDS encoding serine/threonine-protein kinase; translation: MVAENTVVGGRYRILTQIGKGGMSTVYLALDTSLNKQWAVKEIKQVTDPVKRDMLIKSITVEANMIKRFDHPSIPRIVDLIDDHGTLYVVMDYVEGRTLADILKNEGPQPEDTVVDWGIQLCDALDYLHRRHPPVVYRDMKPSNVMVTPDGAIKLIDFGIAIEMGADENRGSLIGDDRQLGTPGYGAPEQFSEKGRIDQRTDIYALGATLYNLLTGEHPRPGSFKPIRELVSTLSPGLESVVATATQSNPDDRFQNCAEMAFALRHYKEVDEVHRQALSRKWRTFLGTAIASVVCLALSACSLGMAYRTRNGDFRYWMEQATQTTVDARAESDYVRAASIKPDSIEPYLSLISMYTADGSFDSKEEHVYNATITEHADALRRHADDWSRLCFETGKLYWYYYDAPENDKSVPTTAASNQESARMDRIRAASPWMHDAAGNKKFKSAGLADIYAGMADFNTQIVPLINEGSDAGRYKPYAKRLQQLMDASHGESNDVIRLEVSNMTLDALRIFPRKFRADGVTKEAMDSLADKAISLAGTVTPTTTVLDEKKQEANESARVVHSEIDNAFVDIKGDKR